In a genomic window of Streptomyces koelreuteriae:
- a CDS encoding MaoC/PaaZ C-terminal domain-containing protein — MPIDAAKALAAEPRTGEITWDHRDVQLYHLGIGAGTPATDPDELRYTLESRLHVLPSFATVAGGGKPGVTGGLSMPGIEVDLARVLHGGQSLVLHRPLPATGTATATNRVAAVYDKGKAAVLVLRTEVGDADGPLWTNDAQIFIRGEGGWGGDRGPSARLDPPAGEPDRIVERPVREDQAFLYRLSGDWNPLHADPEFAKVAGFERPILHGLCTYGITLKAVVDTLLDGDVTRVRTYTTRFAGVVYPGETLRIRMWHQPESTRVAVSAAEREDAPVLADTIVEHT, encoded by the coding sequence ATGCCCATCGACGCAGCCAAGGCGCTCGCCGCCGAGCCCCGGACCGGCGAGATCACCTGGGACCACAGGGACGTGCAGCTCTACCACCTCGGCATCGGCGCGGGCACCCCCGCCACCGACCCCGACGAGCTGCGCTACACCCTGGAGTCCCGGCTGCACGTCCTGCCGAGCTTCGCCACGGTCGCGGGCGGCGGAAAGCCCGGGGTGACCGGCGGGCTGTCCATGCCCGGCATCGAGGTCGACCTCGCCCGGGTCCTGCACGGCGGCCAGAGCCTCGTCCTCCACCGGCCCCTCCCGGCGACGGGCACCGCCACCGCCACCAACCGGGTCGCCGCCGTGTACGACAAGGGCAAGGCGGCCGTCCTGGTCCTGCGGACCGAAGTCGGCGACGCCGACGGCCCGTTGTGGACCAACGACGCCCAGATCTTCATCCGGGGCGAGGGCGGCTGGGGCGGCGACCGCGGCCCCTCCGCCCGGCTCGACCCGCCCGCCGGTGAGCCGGACCGGATCGTCGAGCGGCCCGTCCGCGAGGACCAGGCCTTCCTCTACCGCCTCTCCGGCGACTGGAACCCCCTGCACGCCGACCCCGAGTTCGCCAAGGTCGCCGGATTCGAGCGGCCCATCCTGCACGGGCTGTGCACCTACGGCATCACGCTCAAGGCCGTCGTCGACACCCTCCTCGACGGGGATGTGACCCGGGTGCGGACGTACACCACCCGGTTCGCCGGAGTCGTGTACCCGGGGGAGACCCTGCGGATCCGTATGTGGCACCAGCCCGAGTCCACACGCGTGGCCGTCAGCGCCGCCGAGCGGGAGGACGCGCCCGTCCTCGCCGACACCATCGTCGAACACACCTGA
- a CDS encoding Zn-dependent alcohol dehydrogenase — protein MRAAVLHEIGQDKLEVLDDVEAVGFGPGKVRIRVRATGLCHSDLSAMSGVLPQPAPFVPGHEGAGEILEVGEGVGHLKAGDRVVVCWLPACGACPACKRGQTELCLAGFMNAGTPNFKRPGGDVFGFAGTGTFTEEVVVDAGCAVPIPDDVPFDIAALIGCGVTTGLGAALNTADVEAGSSVAVIGCGGVGISVIQGARLRGAAEIVAVDPIASRRESALKFGATRAISPDELPDAKQQVTAGEGFDYVFEVVGKSATARTAYDTTRRGGTLVVVGAGAMDDSLQLNMFELFFDEKRILPSMYGGGDVLRSYERTIALWRAGRVDLAGLITHRVPFADVNEALDQMRTGTALRTCIEM, from the coding sequence ATGCGCGCAGCCGTACTGCACGAGATCGGCCAGGACAAACTGGAGGTCCTCGACGACGTCGAGGCGGTGGGGTTCGGACCCGGCAAGGTGCGGATCAGGGTGCGCGCCACGGGGCTGTGCCACTCGGACCTGTCCGCGATGAGCGGGGTGCTGCCGCAGCCCGCGCCGTTCGTGCCCGGGCACGAGGGAGCGGGGGAGATCCTCGAAGTCGGCGAGGGCGTAGGCCACTTGAAGGCCGGTGACCGGGTCGTCGTCTGCTGGCTGCCCGCCTGCGGCGCCTGTCCCGCCTGCAAGCGCGGCCAGACCGAACTGTGCCTCGCCGGGTTCATGAACGCCGGCACGCCCAACTTCAAGCGCCCCGGCGGGGACGTCTTCGGCTTCGCCGGCACCGGCACCTTCACCGAGGAGGTCGTCGTCGACGCCGGCTGCGCGGTGCCGATACCCGACGACGTGCCGTTCGACATCGCCGCGCTCATCGGCTGCGGCGTGACGACCGGGCTGGGCGCCGCGCTCAACACCGCCGACGTGGAGGCCGGTTCGTCGGTCGCCGTCATCGGGTGCGGAGGCGTCGGCATCTCCGTGATCCAGGGCGCCCGGCTGCGGGGCGCCGCCGAGATCGTCGCCGTCGACCCCATCGCCTCCCGCCGAGAGAGCGCGCTCAAGTTCGGCGCCACCAGAGCGATCTCCCCGGACGAACTCCCCGACGCCAAGCAGCAGGTCACCGCCGGTGAGGGCTTCGACTACGTCTTCGAGGTCGTCGGCAAGTCGGCCACGGCACGGACCGCGTACGACACCACCCGGCGCGGCGGCACCCTCGTCGTGGTCGGCGCGGGCGCCATGGACGACTCCCTCCAGCTCAACATGTTCGAGCTGTTCTTCGACGAGAAGCGCATACTCCCCTCCATGTACGGCGGCGGAGACGTCCTGCGCTCCTACGAACGCACCATCGCCCTGTGGCGCGCCGGCCGGGTCGACCTGGCGGGCCTGATCACCCACCGGGTCCCGTTCGCCGACGTCAACGAGGCCCTGGACCAGATGCGGACCGGGACCGCCCTGCGTACCTGCATCGAGATGTGA
- a CDS encoding 3-oxoacyl-ACP reductase: MTLPLQGLSAVVTGAGRGLGRADALELARLGAAVVVNDYGQPGRDGSGEASAGPAEEVAAEIRATGGTALAHTGDVSDFRQAGELVESAVAAFGKLDILVNNAGILRDRMVFSMAEEEWDSVIRVHLKGHFNTTRYAAAHWRERSKRAGAPVYGRIVNTSSEAFLAGSAGQPNYAAAKGGIVGLTTSTALALGKYGVTANAICPRARTRMTEDVFAGVEGACGTGLDPLAPEHVAPLVGYLAAPAAARVNGQLLVVHGGMVAVVERPRVAAKFDSKQDTFTYDELDAVLGPYYADRPEGETFAAAEVLGLKRG, translated from the coding sequence ATGACGCTGCCTCTCCAGGGACTGTCCGCCGTCGTCACGGGCGCGGGCCGCGGGCTAGGCCGGGCCGACGCGCTGGAACTCGCCCGGCTCGGCGCCGCCGTGGTCGTCAACGACTACGGGCAGCCGGGCCGCGACGGCAGCGGCGAGGCCTCCGCCGGGCCCGCCGAGGAGGTCGCCGCCGAGATCCGGGCGACGGGCGGAACCGCCCTCGCGCACACCGGTGACGTCTCCGACTTCCGGCAGGCCGGCGAACTGGTCGAGTCGGCCGTCGCCGCGTTCGGCAAGCTCGACATCCTCGTCAACAACGCGGGCATCCTGCGCGACCGCATGGTGTTCTCGATGGCCGAGGAGGAGTGGGACTCCGTAATCCGGGTGCACCTCAAGGGCCACTTCAACACCACCCGGTACGCCGCCGCCCACTGGCGGGAGCGGTCCAAGCGGGCCGGGGCGCCGGTGTACGGGCGGATCGTGAACACCTCCTCGGAGGCGTTCCTCGCCGGTTCCGCCGGGCAGCCCAACTACGCGGCGGCCAAGGGCGGGATCGTCGGCCTCACCACCTCCACGGCCCTCGCCCTCGGCAAGTACGGCGTGACGGCCAACGCGATCTGTCCCCGCGCCCGCACCCGGATGACCGAGGACGTCTTCGCGGGCGTCGAGGGCGCCTGTGGCACCGGCCTCGACCCGCTCGCCCCCGAGCATGTCGCCCCGCTCGTCGGCTATCTGGCCGCGCCCGCCGCCGCCCGGGTGAACGGGCAGCTCCTCGTGGTGCACGGCGGGATGGTCGCCGTCGTCGAACGACCCCGGGTCGCCGCCAAGTTCGACAGCAAGCAGGACACCTTCACGTACGACGAACTGGACGCCGTCCTCGGGCCGTACTACGCGGACCGGCCGGAGGGGGAGACCTTCGCGGCGGCGGAGGTGCTGGGACTGAAACGCGGCTGA
- a CDS encoding Nif3-like dinuclear metal center hexameric protein, with translation MPRLSEVITALENLWPAERAESWDAVGTVVGDPDQEVTRVLFAVDPVQEIVDEAVKLGADLLVTHHPLYLRGTTTVAATHFKGRVVHTLIKNDIALHVAHTNADTADPGVSDALAGALDLRVTGPLVPDPTDPEGRRGLGRVCALDSPLTVREFAARAAERLPATAQGIRVAGDPEAVVRTVAVSGGSGDSLFDHVRAAGVDAFLTADLRHHPAAEFLADRAHSPLALLDAAHWATEWPWCELAASQLDEISDRHGWDLRVHVSKTVTDPWTAHAASTTSDPLGAPN, from the coding sequence GTGCCCCGTCTGTCTGAAGTCATCACCGCGCTCGAGAACCTGTGGCCCGCCGAGCGGGCCGAGTCCTGGGACGCGGTCGGCACCGTCGTGGGCGACCCGGACCAGGAGGTCACCCGGGTCCTGTTCGCCGTCGACCCGGTCCAGGAGATCGTCGACGAGGCGGTGAAGCTGGGCGCCGACCTGCTCGTCACCCACCACCCGCTCTATCTGCGCGGCACGACGACCGTCGCGGCGACCCACTTCAAGGGCCGTGTCGTCCACACCCTCATCAAGAACGACATCGCGCTGCACGTCGCCCACACCAACGCCGACACCGCCGACCCGGGTGTCTCCGACGCCCTCGCGGGCGCGCTCGACCTGCGCGTCACCGGACCGCTCGTCCCGGACCCCACCGACCCCGAGGGCCGCCGGGGCCTGGGCCGCGTCTGCGCGCTGGACTCCCCGCTGACCGTCCGCGAGTTCGCCGCCCGTGCCGCCGAGCGACTGCCCGCCACCGCGCAGGGCATCCGCGTCGCCGGCGACCCCGAGGCGGTCGTCCGTACGGTCGCCGTCAGCGGCGGCTCCGGCGACAGCCTCTTCGACCATGTACGCGCGGCGGGTGTCGACGCCTTCCTCACGGCGGACCTGCGGCACCACCCCGCGGCCGAGTTCCTGGCGGATCGCGCCCACAGCCCCCTCGCGCTGCTCGACGCGGCGCACTGGGCCACCGAGTGGCCCTGGTGCGAGCTGGCCGCGAGTCAGCTCGACGAGATCTCCGACCGGCACGGATGGGACCTGCGCGTCCACGTCTCGAAGACGGTCACCGACCCCTGGACCGCGCACGCGGCCTCCACCACTTCTGACCCCCTGGGAGCCCCGAACTGA
- a CDS encoding zinc ribbon domain-containing protein: MNAEPADQIRLLDVQDLDVRLQQLAHKRKSLPEHAEIESLAKDHIQLRDLLVAAQTEESDTAREQTKAEQDVDQVRQRATRDQQRLDSGAVTSPKDLENLQREIASLAKRQGDLEDVVLEVMERRESAQERTAELTERVSSVQSKIDDATARRDAAFEQLDGDAATATKEREVVAGSVPADLLKLYDRLRAQQGGIGAAKLYARSCQGCRQELALTEIAEIRKAAPDTVIRCENCGRILVRTSESGL, translated from the coding sequence CTGAACGCCGAGCCCGCCGACCAGATCCGACTCCTCGACGTCCAGGACCTCGACGTCCGCCTCCAGCAGCTCGCGCACAAGCGCAAGTCGCTGCCCGAGCACGCCGAGATCGAGTCGCTCGCCAAGGACCACATCCAGCTGCGCGACCTGCTCGTGGCCGCGCAGACCGAGGAGAGCGACACCGCCCGCGAGCAGACCAAGGCCGAGCAGGACGTGGACCAGGTGCGCCAGCGCGCCACCCGCGACCAGCAGCGCCTGGACTCCGGCGCCGTCACCTCCCCCAAGGACCTGGAGAACCTCCAGCGCGAGATCGCCTCCCTCGCCAAGCGGCAGGGCGATCTGGAGGACGTCGTGCTGGAGGTCATGGAGCGCCGGGAGTCCGCGCAGGAGCGGACGGCCGAGCTGACCGAGCGGGTCTCCTCCGTCCAGTCGAAGATCGACGACGCGACCGCCCGCCGGGACGCCGCCTTCGAGCAGCTCGACGGCGACGCCGCCACCGCCACCAAGGAGCGCGAGGTCGTCGCCGGGTCCGTGCCCGCCGATCTGCTCAAGCTCTACGACCGGCTGCGCGCGCAGCAGGGCGGCATCGGCGCGGCGAAGCTGTACGCGCGCAGCTGCCAGGGCTGCCGGCAGGAGCTGGCCCTCACGGAGATCGCCGAGATCCGCAAGGCGGCGCCCGACACGGTGATCCGCTGCGAGAACTGCGGGCGCATCCTGGTGCGCACGTCCGAGTCGGGTCTGTAA
- a CDS encoding bifunctional RNase H/acid phosphatase, producing the protein MREFIVEADGGSRGNPGPAGYGAVVSDAATGETLREAAEYIGVATNNVAEYRGLLAGLRAAHELDPAATVHVRMDSKLVIEQMSGRWKIKHPDMKPLAAESARVFPPGRVTYEWMPREQNKHADRLANEAMDAGARGEQWSEAASTAELDAALDAKADPDEPDASAQDVRAAAEADARSAGAKADADARAAKAVAAPGWAPADMGAPATFVLLRHGETPLTPQKRFSGSGGTDPSLSDVGREQAERAAALLARRGTIQAVVSSPLARTRETAGIVADRLGLDVSIEDGLRETDFGDWEGLTFAEVRERHPEDLNAWLASPDVEPTGGGESFAATGTRLAATRDKLVAAYAGRTVLLVTHVTPIKTLVRLALGAPPESLFRMELSAASLSVVAYYADGNASVRLLNDTSHLR; encoded by the coding sequence GTGCGGGAGTTCATCGTCGAGGCCGACGGCGGGTCGCGGGGCAACCCGGGGCCCGCGGGCTACGGGGCCGTGGTGAGCGACGCGGCGACGGGGGAGACCCTGCGGGAGGCCGCCGAGTACATCGGCGTCGCCACCAACAACGTCGCCGAGTACCGCGGTCTCCTCGCCGGCCTGCGCGCCGCCCATGAACTGGACCCGGCGGCCACGGTCCACGTCCGGATGGACTCCAAGCTCGTCATCGAGCAGATGTCGGGCCGCTGGAAGATCAAGCACCCCGACATGAAGCCGCTGGCGGCGGAGTCGGCCCGGGTCTTCCCGCCGGGCCGGGTCACGTACGAGTGGATGCCGAGGGAGCAGAACAAGCACGCGGACCGGCTGGCCAACGAGGCGATGGACGCGGGGGCCAGGGGGGAGCAGTGGTCGGAGGCGGCGTCGACGGCTGAGCTGGACGCTGCTCTCGATGCGAAGGCCGACCCCGACGAGCCCGACGCCAGTGCGCAGGACGTCCGAGCCGCAGCCGAGGCCGACGCCCGCTCGGCAGGGGCGAAGGCCGACGCCGACGCCCGTGCCGCCAAAGCCGTTGCCGCGCCCGGCTGGGCACCCGCCGACATGGGCGCCCCCGCCACCTTCGTCCTCCTGCGCCACGGCGAGACCCCTCTCACCCCCCAGAAGCGCTTCTCCGGCAGCGGCGGCACCGACCCCTCCCTCTCCGACGTCGGCCGGGAACAGGCCGAGCGCGCCGCCGCGCTGCTGGCGAGGCGCGGCACCATCCAGGCCGTCGTGTCGTCGCCGCTGGCCAGGACGCGGGAGACCGCCGGTATCGTCGCCGACCGGCTCGGGCTCGACGTGAGTATCGAGGACGGGCTGCGCGAGACCGACTTCGGCGACTGGGAGGGACTCACCTTCGCCGAGGTGCGCGAGCGCCACCCCGAGGACCTGAACGCCTGGCTGGCCTCTCCGGACGTCGAACCCACCGGCGGCGGAGAGAGCTTCGCGGCGACGGGCACCCGGCTCGCCGCCACCCGCGACAAGCTGGTCGCGGCGTACGCGGGCCGCACGGTCCTGCTCGTCACCCACGTGACCCCGATCAAGACGCTGGTCCGGCTCGCCCTCGGCGCCCCTCCGGAGTCCCTGTTCCGCATGGAACTCTCGGCCGCGTCCCTGTCGGTGGTCGCGTACTACGCGGACGGCAACGCCAGCGTCCGCCTCCTCAACGACACGTCCCACCTGCGCTGA
- a CDS encoding bifunctional 4-hydroxy-2-oxoglutarate aldolase/2-dehydro-3-deoxy-phosphogluconate aldolase, with the protein MVSSLPASVLDLAPVIPVVVIEDAGDAVPLARALVAGGLPAIEVTLRTPAALDAIREIAGQVPQALVGAGTVISPGQVDESVAAGARFLVSPGWTDLLLDAMRASGVPFLPGVSTTSEVVALLERGVREMKFFPAEAAGGTAYLKSLAGPLPQARFCPTGGIGPASAPDYLALPNVGCVGGSWMLPQDAVAARDWGRVEALARAAAGLSAGGTCR; encoded by the coding sequence ATGGTCTCCTCCCTGCCCGCCTCCGTGCTGGATCTCGCGCCCGTCATCCCCGTCGTCGTCATCGAGGACGCGGGCGACGCCGTACCGCTGGCGCGGGCGCTGGTGGCCGGTGGGCTGCCCGCGATCGAGGTGACGCTGCGGACGCCCGCGGCGCTGGACGCGATCCGGGAGATCGCGGGGCAGGTGCCTCAGGCGCTGGTCGGCGCCGGGACGGTGATCAGCCCCGGGCAGGTCGACGAGTCGGTGGCGGCGGGCGCGCGGTTCCTGGTCAGTCCCGGCTGGACGGATCTGCTGCTGGACGCCATGCGGGCGTCCGGGGTGCCGTTCCTGCCGGGGGTGTCGACCACATCGGAGGTCGTGGCGCTGCTGGAGCGCGGGGTGCGGGAGATGAAGTTCTTCCCGGCCGAGGCCGCGGGCGGTACGGCGTATCTGAAGTCGCTCGCCGGGCCGCTGCCGCAGGCCCGCTTCTGCCCGACGGGCGGGATCGGCCCGGCCTCCGCGCCGGACTATCTGGCGCTGCCCAACGTCGGCTGTGTGGGCGGGAGTTGGATGCTCCCGCAGGACGCGGTCGCGGCCCGCGACTGGGGGCGCGTCGAGGCGCTGGCCCGTGCGGCGGCGGGGCTCAGCGCAGGTGGGACGTGTCGTTGA
- the yaaA gene encoding peroxide stress protein YaaA, protein MLVLLPPSEGKAPSGRGAPLKPESLSLPGLADAREAVLTELVELCVGDEDKAREVLGLSEGLRGEVAKNAELRTAGARPAGEIYTGVLYDALGLATLDAAAKRRAARSLLVFSGLWGAVRVTDRIPSYRCSMGVKLPGLGALGAHWRTAMASVLPEAAGGGLVLDLRSAAYAAAWKPKGEIAGRTASVRVLHAPTRKVVSHFNKATKGRIVRGLLTAGADPKDPGELVTALRDLGYVVEAEAPAKAGQAWALDVLVDEVH, encoded by the coding sequence GTGCTTGTCCTGCTGCCGCCGTCCGAAGGCAAGGCCCCCTCCGGCCGCGGTGCCCCGCTGAAGCCGGAGTCGCTGTCGCTGCCCGGGCTGGCCGACGCCCGGGAGGCCGTCCTCACCGAGCTGGTCGAGCTGTGCGTCGGCGACGAGGACAAGGCGCGCGAGGTGCTCGGGCTCAGTGAGGGGCTGCGGGGCGAGGTCGCGAAGAACGCGGAGCTGCGGACGGCGGGGGCGCGGCCGGCCGGGGAGATCTACACCGGCGTGCTCTACGACGCCCTCGGCCTGGCGACCCTGGACGCCGCCGCCAAGCGGCGGGCGGCGCGCTCGCTGCTCGTGTTCTCCGGGTTGTGGGGTGCCGTGCGGGTGACGGACCGGATTCCGTCGTACCGGTGCTCGATGGGGGTGAAGCTGCCGGGGCTCGGGGCGCTGGGCGCGCACTGGCGTACGGCGATGGCGTCGGTGCTTCCCGAGGCCGCCGGGGGCGGGCTGGTGCTGGATCTGCGGTCCGCCGCGTACGCCGCCGCCTGGAAGCCGAAGGGCGAGATCGCCGGGCGCACGGCGTCGGTACGGGTGCTGCACGCGCCGACGCGGAAGGTCGTCAGCCATTTCAACAAGGCGACCAAGGGGCGGATCGTGCGCGGTCTGCTGACCGCCGGGGCCGATCCGAAGGACCCGGGCGAGCTGGTCACGGCCTTGCGGGACCTCGGGTACGTCGTGGAGGCCGAGGCACCGGCCAAGGCGGGGCAGGCCTGGGCGCTGGATGTGCTGGTGGACGAGGTGCACTGA